A window from Primulina huaijiensis isolate GDHJ02 chromosome 13, ASM1229523v2, whole genome shotgun sequence encodes these proteins:
- the LOC140991150 gene encoding uncharacterized protein, with protein sequence MAERPHRSNRNPRYANRNNDCNNNNNEDTPPPGRVGLSREDLMAIATIVATTLQGMSHLNTNTNQPPPPPPPNGIKHHYESFRRNRVPTFDGNPDPEFGQGWLKNIKTQLQLLEVPNKLKVTVVTPFLEEKTAKWWETISANMTEVGPITWQKFREAFLKQYYPAELRLKLLSEFENFTQTPDMSVVEYTSKFNSLGTYAPAIMADDILKMHRFKRGLNSRIQSTLSVYQLTGFDDLMGEAIRAETDIKRREDENKNKRPLTGQYFQGKQPVKRSNQSSGPFKGTPSNSTTTFSSIKPCPLCNYRHIGECRRNIGACFNCGKMGHRISNCPEALKKMTWSNINATPNKPKENKTNARMFAITQEEADDANDVVAGTIIINKISAYVLFDCGATHSFISKRFTKKLGLILELLVEPFRIATPTSKTIETHKIHRNCIVYINEHTFNAELIQVNMVEFDVILGMDWLSKSHAIVDCRRKIIKLRTPRQKEITYHGKAKKRKFLFSASQTWKAMKSGEIVYLAMVNEVKEGVELKIEDIPVVQEFSDVFPEELPGMVPDSEIEFEMNLVPGHIISKEGVSVDPKKVEAITGYYRKFVEGFSSIATPLTKLTQKNSKFNWSEECEKSFQTLKEKLASTPVLVLPTEDKSFTIYSDASKEGLGFVLMQEGRVIAYASRQLKPYEKNYPTHDLDLAAVVFTLKIWRHYLYGAKCEIFTDHQSLKYLFTQKALNMRQRRWIELLKDYDLTISYHPGKANKVVDALSRKNMGKVILASLSAQPCFQETIKLRHNQDPTLTKLKEQVKEKKSQDLHIDEKGVLWMKGRLCVPNIENLRQEVMSEAHKSKFSIHLGSTNMYRDLKKNFWWSGMKKDVAEYISRCQVYQQVKAEHQRPGGLLQPLEITEWKWEHISMDCSRFTKV encoded by the exons ATGGCAGAGAGACCCCATCGTAGCAACCGCAACCCGCGATATGCCAATCGCAACAATGATTGCAACAACAATAACAACGAAGATACACCACCACCAGGAAGAGTTGGCCTTAGCAGAGAAGATTTAATGGCCATAGCAACTATTGTGGCAACAACACTCCAAGGAATGAGCCATTTAAATACCAACACTAATcagccaccaccacctccaccaccgaATGGAATCAAACACCATTATGAATCTTTTcgaaggaatcgagttccaacgTTTGACGGCAACCCTGACCCAGAATTTGGTCAAGGCTGGCTCAAGAATATTAAGACACAACTCCAATTGCTTGAAGTGCCAAATAAACTAAAAGTGACTGTGGTGACACCATTCCTAGAAGAAAAGACGGCTAAATGGTGGGAGACAATCTCAGCAAATATGACAGAAGTCGGACCAATCACATGGCAAAAATTTCGAGAAGCATTcttgaaacaatactatccagcAGAGTTGAGATTAAAATTGTTGAGTGAATTCGAGAATTTTACTCAAACCCCTGATATGTCTGTTGTGGAGTACACTTCTAAATTCAACTCCCTTGGAACCTATGCTCCTGCCATCATGGCAGATGATATCCTGAAGATGCATCGTTTCAAACGTGGTCTGAACAGCCGTATCCAATCAACTCTGTCAGTTTACCAACTCACAGGTTTTGATGATTTAATGGGAGAAGCCATTAGAGCTGAGACTGATATCAAGCGCCGAgaagatgaaaataaaaataaacgaCCTCTCACTGGACAATATTTTCAAGGTAAACAACCAGTTAAAAGGTCAAACCAATCGAGTGGACCATTCAAGGGAACTCCTTCCAATTCAACTACGACATTCTCAAGCATAAAACCGTGTCCATTATGCAACTACCGACACATTGGAGAATGTCGAAGGAACATTGGTGCTTGCTTTAATTGTGGGAAGATGGGACATCGAATTTCTAATTGTCCTGAAGcattaaagaaaatgacatGGTCAAACATTAATGCTACCCCCAACAAGCCAAAGGAGAATAAGACCAATGCTCGTATGTTTGCCATAACTCAAGAAGAGGCAGATGATGCAAACGATGTCGTGGCAGGTACCAttataatcaataaaatttcagcTTATGTGTTGTTTGACTGTGGTGCCACTCATTCATTTATTTCTAAGAGATTCACTAAGAAGTTAGGGCTTATACTAGAGCTACTTGTTGAACCTTTTAGAATTGCTACTCCCACCagtaaaacaattgaaacaCATAAGATACATCGGAACTGCATAGTATATATCAATGAACACACATTCAACGCTGAATTGATTCAAGTCAACATGGTGGAGTTCGACGTTATtctaggaatggattggttatccaAGAGTCATGCAATAGTAGATTGTCGGCGTAAGATTATCAAACTTCGAACTCCAAGACAAAAAGAAATCACATACCATGGCAAGGCTAAGAAACGTAAATTCCTCTTTTCTGCATCTCAAACCTGGAAAGCCATGAAGTCTGGAGAAATAGTCTACCTAGCAATGGTAAATGAAGTAAAAGAAGGAGTCGAGCTCAAGATAGAAGATATTCCAGTGGTACAAGAATTTTCTGATGTCTTTCCAGAAGAGCTACCTGGAATGGTCCCGGATAGTGAGATAGAATTCGAGATGAACTTGGTACCAG gccatataattTCAAAAGAAGGAGTATCTGTGGACCCTAAAAAGGTGGAAGCAATCACTG GTTACtatcgaaaatttgttgaaggttTCTCTTCAATAGCTACGCCTCTTACAAAACTCACACAAAAGAACTCAAAATTTAACTGGAGTGAGGAGTGTGAAAAGAGCTTCCAAACGCTCAAGGAAAAGCTTGCATCTACACCAGTACTGGTTCTACCCACTGAGGACAAAAGCTTTACCATTTACAGTGATGCATCAAAAGAGGGTTTAGGATTTGTACTCATGCAAGAAGGAAGAGTAATCGCATATGCATCCAGACAATTGAAGCCgtacgagaaaaattatcctactCACGATCTCGATCTAGCTGCGGTAGTTTTTACCTTAaaaatttggaggcattatctttACGGCGCCAAATGCGAGATCTTCACAGATCAtcaaagtctcaagtatttgttCACACAGAAAGCATTGAACATGAGGCAGAGAAGATGGATTGAAttgttaaaagattatgatttaacAATAAGCTATCACCCGGGCAAGGCAAATAAGGTCGTTGATGCTTTAAGTAGGAAAAACATGGGTAAAGTGATCCTAGCTTCACTTTCTGCACAACCCTGCTTTCAAGAAACAATCAAGTTAAGACATAATCAAGATCCTACTTTGACAAAACTTAAAGAACAAGTCAAAGAAAAGAAGTCACAAGATCTTCATATAGACGAGAAGGGAGTtttgtggatgaaaggacgattgtgtGTACCAAACATCGAGAATCTTCGACAGGAAGTAATGTCTGAAgcacataaatcaaaattttcgattcaCCTCGGCAGTACAAACATGTACAgagatttaaagaaaaatttctggtggagtggaatgaagaaggatgtaGCAGAATATATCTCTAGATGCCAGGTCTATCAACAAGTTAAAGCTGAACATCAACGGCCTGGAGGACTTCTTCAACCCTTGGAAATtacagaatggaaatgggaacatatttccatggattGTAGTAGGTTTACCAAAGTCTAG
- the LOC140991149 gene encoding uncharacterized protein, whose product MDNIVRLHGVPASILSDRDPRFVSLFWKSFQQAMGTDFTLSTAFHPQTDCQTERTIQTLEDVLRACVLEFSGNLSEYLPLIEFAYNNSYHSSIGMAPYEALYARKCRSPLYWDEVGEKSITGPELVQETVDKVTIIKERLKIAQDRQKSWADLKRRPVEFTVGEKAYVKVSPMKGILRFNKAGKLHPRYIGPFEILERIGTLAYRLALPPDMSRIHNVIHVSQLRKYIPDPSHILETGPLLMESNLNEKLIYEEVLIRILDTKEQEMAERPHRSNRNPRYANRNNDCNNNNNEDTPPPGRVGLSREDLMAIATIVATTLQGMSHLNTNTNQPPPPPPPNGIKHHYESFRRNRVPTFDGNPDPEVGQGWLKNIKTQLQLLEVPNKLKVTVVTPFLEEKAAKWWETISANMTEVGPITWQKFREAFLKQYYPAELRLKLLSEFENFTQTPDMSVVEYTSKFNSLGTYAPAIMADDILKMHRFKRGLNSRIQSTLAVYQLTGFDDLMGAAIRAETDIKRREDENKNKRPLTGQYFQGKQPVKRSNQSSGPFKGTPSNSTTTFSSIKPCPLCNYRHIGECRRNIGACFNCGKMGHRISNCPEALKKMTWSNINATPNKPKENKTNARMFAITQEEADDANDVVAGTIIINKISAYVLFDCGATHSFISKRFTKKLGLILEILVEPFRIATPTSKTIETHKIHRNCIVYINEHTFNAELIQVNMVEFDVILGMDWLSKSHAIVDCRRKIIKLRTPSQKEITYHGKAKKRKFLFSASQTWKAMKSGEIVYLAMVNEVKEGVELKIEDIPVVQEFSDVFPEELPGMVPDREIEFEINLVPGHIISKEGVSVDPKKVEAITGYYRKFVEGFSSIATPLTKLTQKNSKFNWSEECEKSFQTLKEKLASTPVLVLPTEDKSFTIYSDASKEGLGFVLMQEGRVIAYASRQLKPYEKNYPTHDLELAAVVFTLKIWRHYLYGAKCEIFTDHQSLKYLFTQKELNMRQRRWIELLKDYDLTISYHPGKANKVVDALSRKNMGKVILASLSAQPCFQETIKLRHNQDPTLTKLKEQVKEKKSQDLHIDEKGVLWMKGRLCVPNIENLRQENISLDARSINKLKLNINGLEDFFNPWKLQNGNGNIFPWIVVGLPKSRQSHNGIWVIVDRLTKSAHFLPVRMNYNLEKLSTIYMDNIVRLHGVPASILSDRDPRFVSLFWKSFQQAMGTEVTLSTAFHPQTDCQTERTIQTLEDVLRACVLEFSGNLSEYLPLIEFAYNNSYHSSIGMAPYEALYARKCRSPLYWDEVGEKSITGPELVQETVDKVTIIKERLKIAQDRQKSWADLKRRPVEFTVGEKAYVKVSPMKGILRFNKAGKLHPRYIGPFEILERIGTLAYRLALPPDMSRIHNVFHVSQLRKYIPDPSHVLETGPLLMESNLNEKLIYEEVLIRILDTKEQILNIVR is encoded by the exons ATGGACAATATTGTGCGATTACATGGAGTTCCGGCAAGCATTCTGTCTgatagagatccaagatttgtatctctgttctggaaaagttttcaacaaGCTATGGGGACTGATTTTACtctcagtacagcttttcaccctcaaactgattgCCAAACAGAGAGAACAATACAAACCCTTGAAGATGTGCTACGAGCATGTGTTTTAGAATTCAGTGGTAATTTGAGTGAATATCTACCTTTAATTGAGTTCGCTTACAATAACAGTTATCATAGCAGTATTggaatggctccatacgaaGCTCTGTACGCCAGAAAATGTCGATCACCTCTATactgggatgaggtaggagagaaaTCCATAACTGGACCTGAACTTGTCCAAGAAACCGTGGACAAAGTAACAATCATTAAAGAAAGACTCAAAATTGCTCAAGATCGACAGAAAAGTTGGGCTGATCTAAAGAGAAGACCAGTGGAGTTCACCGTTGGAGAAAAAGCTTACGTAAAAGTTTCTCCCATGAAAGGAATTCTTCGATTCAATAAAGCTGGGAAATTACATCCTCGTTACATAGGaccttttgaaattttagaaagaatCGGAACATTGGCATACAGACTAGCATTGCCACCAGATATGTCAAGAATTCATAATGTAATTCATGTTTCACAATTGAGGAAATACATCCCAGATCCAAGTCATATTCTTGAAACTGGACCGCTCCTGATGGAAAGTAATCTGAATGAAAAACTAATATATGAAGAAGTTCTAATTCGAATTTTGGACACCAAAGAACAA GAAATGGCAGAGAGACCCCATCGTAGCAACCGCAACCCGCGATATGCCAATCGCAACAATGATTGCAACAACAATAACAACGAAGATACACCACCACCAGGAAGAGTTGGCCTTAGCAGAGAAGATTTAATGGCCATAGCAACTATTGTGGCAACAACTCTCCAAGGAATGAGCCATTTAAATACCAACACTAATcagccaccaccacctccaccaccgaATGGAATCAAACACCATTATGAATCTTTTcgaaggaatcgagttccaacgTTTGACGGCAACCCTGACCCAGAAGTTGGTCAAGGCTGGCTCAAGAATATTAAGACACAACTCCAATTGCTTGAAGTGCCAAATAAACTAAAAGTGACTGTGGTGACACCATTCCTAGAAGAAAAGGCGGCTAAATGGTGGGAGACAATCTCAGCAAATATGACAGAAGTCGGACCAATCACATGGCAAAAATTTCGAGAAGCATTcttgaaacaatactatccagcAGAGTTGAGATTAAAATTGTTGAGTGAATTCGAGAATTTTACTCAAACCCCTGATATGTCTGTTGTGGAGTACACTTCTAAATTCAACTCCCTTGGAACCTATGCTCCTGCCATCATGGCAGATGATATCCTGAAGATGCATCGTTTCAAACGTGGTCTGAACAGCCGTATCCAATCAACTCTGGCAGTTTACCAACTCACAGGTTTTGATGATTTAATGGGAGCAGCCATTAGAGCTGAGACTGATATCAAGCGCCGAgaagatgaaaataaaaataaacgaCCTCTCACTGGACAATATTTTCAAGGTAAACAACCAGTTAAAAGGTCAAACCAATCGAGTGGACCATTCAAGGGAACTCCTTCCAATTCAACTACGACATTCTCAAGCATAAAACCGTGTCCATTATGCAACTACCGACACATTGGAGAATGTCGAAGGAACATTGGTGCTTGCTTTAATTGTGGGAAGATGGGACATCGAATTTCTAATTGTCCTGAAGcattaaagaaaatgacatGGTCAAACATTAATGCTACCCCCAACAAGCCAAAGGAGAATAAGACCAATGCTCGTATGTTTGCCATAACTCAAGAAGAGGCAGATGATGCAAACGATGTCGTGGCAGGTACCAttataatcaataaaatttcagcTTATGTGTTGTTTGACTGTGGTGCCACTCATTCATTTATTTCTAAGAGATTCACTAAGAAGTTAGGGCTTATACTAGAGATACTTGTTGAACCTTTTAGAATTGCTACTCCCACCagtaaaacaattgaaacaCATAAGATACATCGGAACTGCATAGTATATATCAATGAACACACATTCAACGCTGAATTGATTCAAGTCAACATGGTGGAGTTCGACGTTATtctgggaatggattggttatccaAGAGTCATGCAATAGTAGATTGTCGGCGTAAGATTATCAAACTTCGAACTCcaagccaaaaagaaatcacatACCATGGCAAGGCTAAGAAACGTAAATTCCTCTTTTCTGCATCTCAAACCTGGAAAGCCATGAAGTCTGGAGAAATAGTCTACCTAGCAATGGTAAATGAAGTAAAAGAAGGAGTCGAGCTCAAGATAGAAGATATTCCAGTGGTACAAGAATTTTCGGATGTCTTTCCAGAAGAGCTACCTGGAATGGTCCCGGATCGTGAGATAGAATTCGAGATTAACTTGGTACCAG gccatataattTCAAAAGAAGGAGTATCTGTGGACCCTAAAAAGGTGGAAGCAATCACTG GTTACtatcgaaaatttgttgaaggttTCTCTTCAATAGCTACGCCTCTTACAAAACTCACACAAAAGAACTCAAAATTTAACTGGAGTGAGGAGTGTGAAAAGAGCTTCCAAACGCTCAAGGAAAAGCTTGCATCTACACCAGTACTGGTTCTACCCACTGAGGACAAAAGCTTTACCATTTACAGTGATGCATCAAAAGAGGGTTTAGGATTTGTACTCATGCAAGAAGGAAGAGTAATCGCATATGCATCCAGACAATTGAAGCCgtacgagaaaaattatcctactCACGACCTCGAACTAGCTGCGGTAGTTTTTACCTTAaaaatttggaggcattatctttACGGCGCCAAATGCGAGATCTTCACAGATCAtcaaagtctcaagtatttgttcacacagaaagaattgaacatgaggcaGAGAAGATGGATTGAAttgttaaaagattatgatttaacAATAAGCTATCACCCGGGCAAGGCAAATAAGGTAGTTGATGCTTTAAGTAGGAAAAACATGGGTAAAGTGATCCTAGCTTCACTTTCTGCACAACCCTGCTTTCAAGAAACAATCAAGTTAAGACATAATCAAGATCCTACTTTGACAAAACTTAAAGAACAAGTCAAAGAAAAGAAGTCACAAGATCTTCATATAGACGAGAAGGGAGTtttgtggatgaaaggacgattgtgtGTACCAAACATCGAGAATCTTCGACAGGAA AATATATCTCTAGATGCCAGGTCTATCAACAAGTTAAAGCTGAACATCAACGGCCTGGAGGACTTCTTCAACCCTTGGAAATtacagaatggaaatgggaacatatttccatggattGTAGTAGGTTTACCAAAGTCTAGGCAAAGTCATAATggaatatgggtaatcgtagatagactcacaaaatctgcACATTTTCTACCTGTCCGCATGAATTATAATCTGGAAAAATTGTCTACCATATACATGGACAATATTGTGCGATTACATGGAGTTCCGGCAAGCATTCTGTCTgatagagatccaagatttgtatctctgttctggaaaagttttcaacaaGCTATGGGGACTGAGGTTACtctcagtacagcttttcaccctcaaactgattgCCAAACAGAGAGAACAATACAAACCCTTGAAGATGTGCTACGAGCATGTGTTTTAGAATTCAGTGGTAATTTGAGTGAATATCTACCTTTAATTGAGTTCGCTTACAATAACAGTTATCATAGCAGTATTggaatggctccatacgaaGCTCTGTACGCCAGAAAATGTCGATCACCTCTATactgggatgaggtaggagagaaaTCCATAACTGGACCTGAACTTGTCCAAGAAACCGTGGACAAAGTAACAATCATTAAAGAAAGACTCAAAATTGCTCAAGATCGACAGAAAAGTTGGGCTGATCTAAAGAGGAGACCAGTGGAGTTCACCGTTGGAGAAAAAGCTTACGTAAAAGTTTCTCCCATGAAAGGAATTCTTCGATTCAATAAAGCTGGGAAATTACATCCTCGTTACATAGGaccttttgaaattttagaaagaatCGGAACATTGGCATACAGACTAGCATTGCCACCAGATATGTCAAGAATTCataatgtatttcatgtttcacaATTGAGGAAATACATCCCAGATCCAAGTCATGTTCTTGAAACTGGACCGCTCCTGATGGAAAGTAATCTGAATGAAAAACTAATATATGAAGAAGTTCTAATTCGAATTTTGGACACCAAAGAACAA ATATTAAACATTGTTCGCTGA